A region from the Kryptolebias marmoratus isolate JLee-2015 linkage group LG9, ASM164957v2, whole genome shotgun sequence genome encodes:
- the trim105 gene encoding tripartite motif containing 105 — translation MAAVAAAAAAAAASSTRRSLKEDLTCAICCDLFREPVMLSCMHHFCKSCISRYCRGARTPVTCPQCRREFSPMQFQTNYLVAAMVEKVRASTSDAYVKKLENQLRETLERQHVRKEDISSSIRKDKDKMNTIKRVGTDLQARVKGEFRALHRILQDEETCLLEQLRREQEEELQKAQCHLEASELAVRELESNIQLLQQAQVTLTEFPQLRPCAQVEAASDFNTNAFSNKYLAPLQYITWRRMFKSLKPGPSPLTFDVDTAHPSIYVSRDKMIAVECEVITPHKSHSKRFLQCVNILAAQSFQSGRHYWEVEVGCSPKWDLGVASEAVNRHARIKLSPESGYWTLRLRNGNEYWAGTQPWTRLQLGSPLQRIGVYLDCDERRVSFYDADEMSLLYTFCSGPRGKVFPFFSPCISDSRHKPQLIRLLHYPPVALSN, via the exons AtggctgctgttgctgctgctgctgctgctgcggctgctTCATCCACCAGAAGGAGCCTGAAGGAGGACCTGACCTGCGCCATCTGCTGTGACCTGTTCAGGGAGCCCGTCATGCTGTCCTGCATGCACCACTTCTGCAAGTCCTGCATCTCCAGGTACTGCAGGGGTGCACGGACGCCCGTGACGTGCCCACAGTGCCGCAGGGAGTTCAGCCCCATGCAGTTTCAGACCAACTACCTCGTGGCGGCGATGGTCGAGAAGGTCCGAGCCTCCACCTCGGACGCTTACGTCAAGAAACTCGAG AACCAGCTGAGAGAGACTTTGGAGAGGCAGCATGTGAGGAAGGAggacatcagcagcagcattcgcaaagacaaagacaagatGAATACCATAAAG AGAGTCGGGACGGATCTGCAGGCCCGTGTCAAAGGTGAATTCAGAGCTCTGCACCGAATCCTGCAGGACGAGGAGACCTGCCTGCTGGAGCAGCTGAGgcgggagcaggaggaggagctgcagaaggcGCAGTGCCACCTGGAGGCCTCGGAGTTGGCTGTACGCGAACTGGAGAGCaacatccagctgctgcagcaggcgCAAGTCACACTGACCGAG TTCCCACAGCTGAG ACCCTGTGCGCAGGTGGAAGCTGCCTCGGATTTTAATACAAACGCTTTCAGCAACAAATACTTGGCTCCGCTGCAGTACATCACCTGGAGAAGGATGTTCAAGTCTCTGAAGCCAG gtCCGTCTCCTTTGACGTTCGACGTCGACACAGCCCACCCGAGCATTTACGTCTCCAGGGACAAAATGATAGCCGTCGAGTGCGAGGTCATAACCCCGCACAAGAGCCACAGCAAGCGCTTCCTGCAGTGCGTCAACATCCTGGCTGCGCAGAGCTTCCAGTCGGGCCGGCACTACTGGGAGGTAGAGGTGGGCTGCAGCCCGAAGTGGGACCTGGGCGTGGCCTCGGAGGCCGTGAACAGGCACGCTCGGATCAAGCTGAGCCCCGAGAGCGGCTACTGGACCCTGCGGCTGCGCAACGGGAACGAGTACTGGGCCGGCACGCAGCCGTGGACCAGGCTGCAGCTTGGGTCGCCGCTGCAGAGGATCGGCGTTTACTTGGACTGTGACGAGAGGAGGGTGTCCTTCTACGACGCAGACGAGATGAGCCTGCTGTACACGTTCTGCAGCGGGCCGAGGGGCAAAGTGTTCCCCTTCTTCAGCCCGTGCATCAGTGACAGCAGACACAAACCCCAGCTCATTAGACTCCTCCACTACCCCCCGGTCGCTCTGAGTAACTGA
- the LOC119617340 gene encoding histone H3-like has translation MARTKQTAHKSTGGKAPRKQLATKAAHWSTPATGGVKKPHLYRPSTVALREILHYQKLSELLIRKLPFQHLVQEITQDYKTDLRFQSSPIMALQEASEAYLVGVFEDTRIE, from the coding sequence atggccagaaccaagcagaccgcccataaatccaccggaggtaaagctcccaggaagcagctcgccaccaaagccgcCCATTGGAGCACCCCAgccaccggcggagtgaagaagcctcacctctacaggcccagtaccgtggctctcagggagatcctcCACTATCAGAAGCTATCAGAGCTGCTCATccggaagctgcccttccagcacctggtacaggagatcacccaggactacaagaccgacctgcgcttccagagctcgcCTATCATGGCTCTGCAAgaggccagcgaggcttacCTTGTGGGggtctttgaggacaccaggatcgag